A genomic region of Chloracidobacterium sp. contains the following coding sequences:
- a CDS encoding site-2 protease family protein, whose protein sequence is MTESESLDALYRDRPVLKPTKRAYARHLLLLLVTLCTATVAGTMFPFGAIDMFPTDDPQTASEFLSFLASLPVRYFVMIGTTVKMILSHWELLRYGLSFSLSLLFILISHEMGHYVACRIYRVDATLPFFIPTPPMLGPAGTFGAFIKILSPMPSRRAVFDIGVAGPIAGFAALIPIALIGLATMQTIPPEQLVDRQGILTFTDPLLMRLLAVFFGIDLQFGMGNAFYFAAWVGLLVTALNLIPSGQLDGGHAIYAVFGERVHYWTGRIAFVVMATLSVLGFYFFSSPSGFLIAVILAVMMRIRHPQPWDMTPLDAKRKAVALLTLVIFALCFVPFPIQIN, encoded by the coding sequence ATGACCGAATCAGAATCTCTCGACGCTCTCTATCGTGACCGTCCCGTCCTAAAACCCACAAAGCGCGCCTACGCAAGGCACTTGCTGTTGCTGCTAGTCACGCTCTGCACGGCGACCGTGGCGGGAACGATGTTCCCGTTCGGTGCGATCGATATGTTCCCGACGGACGATCCGCAGACGGCGTCTGAATTCTTGAGTTTCCTGGCGTCGCTGCCGGTCAGGTATTTTGTGATGATCGGGACGACCGTCAAGATGATCCTCAGCCATTGGGAGCTATTGAGATACGGCCTAAGCTTCTCGCTCTCGCTGTTGTTTATCCTGATCAGCCATGAAATGGGCCATTATGTCGCGTGCCGCATCTATCGCGTAGATGCGACGCTGCCGTTCTTTATCCCGACGCCGCCGATGCTTGGGCCGGCCGGTACCTTCGGAGCGTTCATCAAAATACTCTCGCCAATGCCGTCGAGGCGGGCTGTATTTGATATCGGCGTGGCCGGGCCGATCGCCGGATTTGCGGCGCTGATACCGATCGCATTGATCGGGCTGGCAACTATGCAAACGATTCCGCCCGAACAACTCGTTGACCGCCAGGGGATCCTGACATTCACGGATCCGCTGTTGATGCGGTTGCTGGCAGTATTTTTTGGTATCGACCTGCAGTTTGGGATGGGCAATGCGTTCTACTTCGCCGCATGGGTTGGCCTGTTGGTGACGGCCCTGAACCTGATACCGTCAGGCCAACTAGACGGCGGCCATGCGATCTACGCCGTGTTCGGCGAGAGGGTGCATTACTGGACAGGCCGGATCGCATTCGTCGTGATGGCGACGTTGTCTGTTCTCGGGTTCTACTTCTTTAGCAGCCCCAGCGGCTTTTTGATAGCCGTGATCTTAGCCGTGATGATGCGAATCCGTCACCCGCAGCCGTGGGACATGACACCGCTTGACGCAAAAAGGAAGGCCGTAGCCCTCCTTACGCTGGTGATCTTTGCCCTCTGTTTTGTGCCGTTTCCCATACAAATCAATTAA
- a CDS encoding riboflavin synthase: MFTGIIEELGSVASLTLLPAGARLQIAASIVTSDLANGDSIAVNGVCLTAVDVSSSFFSTDISPETLDRTTLGDLKAGSPVNLERAMLPTTRFGGHIVQGHVDGRGTFISATPEGDFLTVKIGFPADLGRYFVEKGSVAVEGISLTIAALSDEHFDIAVVPKTWTATNLASLTPGDPVNLETDIIAKYVERLIQNRER, translated from the coding sequence TTGTTCACCGGCATCATTGAAGAACTAGGCTCGGTAGCATCACTCACACTGTTGCCGGCCGGCGCCCGTTTGCAAATCGCCGCAAGCATCGTCACAAGCGATCTCGCGAATGGCGATTCAATCGCCGTCAACGGCGTCTGCCTGACCGCCGTCGATGTATCATCCAGTTTCTTTTCAACCGATATCTCGCCCGAGACTTTAGATCGAACAACACTCGGAGACCTTAAGGCAGGTTCGCCCGTCAATCTGGAACGCGCGATGCTGCCGACCACGCGATTCGGCGGCCACATCGTCCAGGGCCACGTCGACGGCCGCGGAACATTCATATCGGCCACGCCCGAGGGTGATTTTCTGACGGTCAAGATCGGCTTCCCGGCCGACCTGGGCCGCTACTTTGTCGAAAAGGGCTCCGTCGCCGTCGAAGGCATCTCCCTCACTATCGCCGCCCTCTCCGACGAACATTTTGACATCGCCGTCGTCCCTAAAACATGGACCGCGACGAATCTCGCATCATTAACGCCCGGCGACCCTGTGAATCTCGAAACCGACATCATCGCCAAATACGTCGAGCGCCTCATTCAGAACCGGGAGCGGTAG
- a CDS encoding inorganic phosphate transporter: protein MDTQTASLALVVVIILVALAFDYVNGFHDAANSIATVVATRVLSPGAAVAMAAFFNFIAVVVFGTAVAKTVGGDMVNITVIPAGDQLFVLLAGVIGAIIWNLITWYLGLPTSSSHALVGAYAGAAIVSYGWHFGFGSAQMVLKAEGWIKTLIFIVCSPLIGMLLGFTLMVLVYWIFHRVSVNRVDRIFRFGQLFSAAAYSLGHGGNDAQKTMGIITIALVAGGFLQLTPAGKLPDVPLWVEVAACAAIALGTLSGGWRIVKTMGTKIVKLQPVGGFCAETAGAITLFGATAFGIPVSTTHTITGSIVGVGSAKRFSAVKWGVAGRIVWAWVLTIPAAAAIAALSYAIILLIEKIAGVA from the coding sequence GTGGATACCCAAACCGCCTCACTTGCCCTCGTCGTTGTCATCATTCTCGTCGCGCTCGCATTTGACTATGTGAACGGCTTTCACGACGCTGCGAATTCGATCGCGACCGTCGTGGCAACGAGGGTTCTCAGTCCGGGCGCGGCGGTCGCGATGGCCGCATTCTTCAACTTCATCGCAGTCGTCGTTTTTGGAACGGCGGTTGCCAAGACCGTTGGCGGCGACATGGTCAATATCACGGTGATCCCGGCCGGTGACCAGCTTTTTGTGCTGCTTGCGGGCGTGATAGGCGCGATCATCTGGAACCTGATCACCTGGTATCTCGGATTGCCCACGTCAAGCTCGCACGCGTTGGTAGGCGCGTATGCCGGCGCGGCGATCGTCTCCTACGGCTGGCACTTCGGCTTTGGGAGCGCGCAGATGGTGCTCAAGGCAGAAGGCTGGATCAAGACGCTCATCTTTATCGTCTGCTCGCCGCTGATCGGTATGCTGCTGGGCTTTACGCTGATGGTGCTGGTTTACTGGATATTCCATCGCGTATCGGTCAATCGCGTTGACCGCATCTTTCGCTTTGGCCAGCTTTTTTCGGCTGCGGCATACTCGCTCGGCCATGGCGGCAATGACGCGCAAAAGACGATGGGCATCATCACCATTGCCCTCGTCGCCGGAGGCTTTCTTCAGCTAACGCCCGCGGGTAAGTTGCCTGATGTGCCCTTATGGGTCGAGGTCGCGGCCTGCGCGGCGATAGCTCTCGGAACGCTGTCAGGCGGTTGGCGCATCGTCAAAACTATGGGCACAAAGATCGTCAAACTTCAGCCGGTGGGCGGCTTCTGCGCTGAAACGGCAGGTGCGATAACGCTCTTTGGCGCAACTGCCTTTGGCATTCCGGTATCGACCACGCATACGATCACCGGCTCGATCGTCGGCGTCGGCTCGGCAAAGCGTTTCTCCGCTGTCAAATGGGGCGTCGCCGGCCGCATCGTCTGGGCCTGGGTCCTGACGATCCCAGCCGCCGCCGCCATTGCCGCCCTCTCTTACGCGATCATCCTGCTGATCGAGAAGATAGCGGGCGTGGCCTGA
- a CDS encoding DUF47 domain-containing protein translates to MGFSLLPREDQYFSLFIQMAEKIQEASSALLDMLEGPSGEYETASKRIKSVEHECDELTHTITTRLNKSFITPFDREDIYTLSVALDDVCDYIDAAARAAVIYNVREVNEHIIDLARVITKQAHEIQSAVVLLKDGKGMSRHLLEIQRLENDADEVYFKSIGELFKNPGDPLTIIKLKELYEILENATDRCESVANIIESIVLKHN, encoded by the coding sequence ATGGGATTTAGCTTACTTCCGCGCGAGGACCAGTATTTCAGCCTTTTTATTCAAATGGCTGAGAAGATACAGGAGGCTTCAAGCGCTCTGCTGGACATGCTCGAAGGCCCGTCGGGCGAATACGAGACCGCTTCAAAACGTATCAAGAGCGTCGAGCATGAGTGCGACGAGTTGACCCATACGATCACGACCCGACTGAACAAGTCATTCATTACGCCATTCGATCGAGAAGATATCTACACATTATCAGTGGCCCTCGATGATGTCTGCGATTATATCGATGCGGCGGCGCGGGCGGCTGTGATCTACAACGTGCGGGAGGTCAACGAACACATTATTGACCTCGCCCGCGTTATTACCAAACAGGCGCATGAGATACAGTCCGCGGTCGTCCTGCTCAAGGACGGCAAAGGCATGAGCCGCCATCTGCTCGAGATACAGCGGTTGGAGAATGATGCGGATGAGGTCTACTTCAAGTCTATCGGTGAACTGTTTAAGAACCCGGGCGATCCTCTGACGATCATCAAACTCAAAGAGCTTTACGAGATACTCGAGAACGCCACGGACAGGTGCGAGAGCGTCGCGAACATCATTGAGTCGATAGTCCTGAAACACAACTAA
- a CDS encoding type IV pilus twitching motility protein PilT: MNHEPSAADSGITLPDLLRKMTEMGGSDLHLSTNSAPQVRVHGHLSPLPGYAALTPSDTKRLAYSVLTDAQKHRFEENLELDFSFGLKGMSRFRANLFNQKGAVGAVFRAIPYEIKTFDALGLPPIISDLCKKPRGLILVTGPTGSGKSTTLASMVDKINIDRHDHILTIEDPIEFLHNHKNCVVNQREVAADTHSFGAALRTALRQDPDVVLVGEMRDLETIEMALRIAETGHLTFATLHTNSAYSTINRIIDVFPAEQQAQVRTQLSLVLEGIMCQSLLPKASGDGRCMALEILVPNSAIRNLIREDKIHQIYSMMQTGQDKFGMQTFNQSLATLYHKRQITLEVAMQRSSNPDELKELIERGSGLNDAYGGRVRPNAPHTAGSPYAQGRPIGERPPVR; this comes from the coding sequence ATGAACCACGAACCATCAGCCGCTGATTCCGGTATCACACTGCCGGACCTCCTTCGGAAAATGACCGAGATGGGCGGATCGGACCTGCACCTCTCTACAAACTCCGCCCCTCAGGTGCGTGTCCACGGCCATCTCTCACCTCTGCCCGGCTACGCGGCGCTGACACCGTCCGACACGAAACGACTCGCATACTCCGTGCTTACGGACGCTCAGAAGCACCGCTTCGAGGAAAACCTCGAGCTCGACTTCTCGTTCGGCCTGAAGGGAATGTCGCGATTCCGTGCCAATCTTTTTAATCAGAAGGGTGCGGTCGGTGCGGTTTTTCGCGCAATACCGTACGAGATCAAGACGTTTGACGCATTGGGCCTGCCGCCGATCATAAGCGACCTATGCAAGAAGCCTCGAGGGCTGATCCTGGTTACGGGCCCGACAGGTTCGGGTAAATCGACCACTCTTGCGTCGATGGTGGACAAGATCAATATTGACCGTCACGACCACATCCTGACGATCGAGGACCCGATCGAATTCCTGCATAATCACAAGAACTGCGTCGTAAATCAACGTGAGGTGGCGGCTGACACGCATTCGTTCGGTGCGGCCCTGAGAACGGCTCTCCGACAGGATCCTGACGTGGTGCTAGTTGGCGAAATGCGTGACCTTGAGACGATCGAGATGGCGCTTCGCATCGCGGAAACCGGCCACTTGACGTTTGCGACGCTGCACACGAATTCGGCTTACTCGACGATCAATCGAATCATCGACGTTTTTCCGGCCGAGCAGCAGGCACAGGTGCGGACGCAGCTTTCGCTCGTGCTCGAAGGCATCATGTGCCAGTCCCTGTTGCCAAAGGCCTCGGGCGATGGCCGGTGCATGGCGCTGGAAATTCTGGTCCCGAATTCCGCCATCCGTAATCTCATCCGCGAGGACAAGATCCACCAGATCTACTCAATGATGCAGACCGGTCAGGACAAGTTTGGGATGCAGACCTTTAACCAGTCGCTCGCGACGCTCTATCACAAGCGGCAGATCACGCTCGAAGTGGCTATGCAGCGTTCGTCGAATCCGGACGAACTAAAAGAGCTGATCGAACGCGGCAGCGGGCTGAATGATGCCTACGGCGGCCGCGTCAGGCCCAATGCCCCACACACCGCCGGCAGCCCGTATGCACAGGGCCGCCCGATAGGTGAACGTCCGCCGGTGCGATAA
- a CDS encoding neutral zinc metallopeptidase: protein MRWRDQRQSTNVEDRRGLGGPAMIGGGGLGVLVIALAIYLCGGDPSQFLNQSGPAGGDVPPPGQAANKAVTQDEQRQFVGAIMGNLEDGWRRTLPEQNPRVRYQDPKLVLFSGQVSSACGFATAASGPFYCPGDYNLYLDFEFFNELKREFKAPGDFAQAYVIAHEFGHHIQNLTGIMDRVQSAGQNNRLSVALELQADCYAGVWANFAAKQNRLETGDAEEAIRAAAAVGDDMIQKRTQGFVVPDSFTHGSSKQRIEWFTRGAQSGNMRQCETFR, encoded by the coding sequence ATGCGTTGGAGAGATCAGCGGCAGAGTACAAATGTAGAGGACCGACGCGGCCTCGGCGGGCCGGCGATGATCGGCGGGGGCGGCCTCGGTGTTCTTGTCATCGCCCTTGCGATCTATCTGTGCGGTGGTGACCCGAGCCAGTTCCTCAATCAGAGCGGCCCGGCCGGCGGGGACGTTCCACCGCCCGGCCAGGCGGCGAACAAGGCCGTGACGCAGGACGAACAGCGGCAGTTTGTCGGCGCCATCATGGGCAATCTCGAAGACGGCTGGCGGCGCACTCTGCCTGAACAGAACCCGCGCGTCCGCTATCAGGACCCGAAGCTAGTCCTGTTCTCAGGTCAGGTGTCGTCCGCGTGCGGTTTCGCTACGGCGGCGAGCGGCCCGTTCTACTGTCCTGGCGACTACAACCTGTATCTCGATTTCGAGTTCTTTAATGAGTTGAAGCGAGAGTTCAAGGCCCCGGGCGATTTTGCGCAGGCATACGTGATAGCCCATGAATTTGGCCACCATATCCAGAACCTCACCGGTATCATGGACCGCGTCCAGAGCGCCGGCCAGAATAATCGCTTATCCGTCGCTCTCGAATTGCAGGCCGACTGCTACGCCGGTGTATGGGCAAATTTCGCCGCCAAGCAAAACCGCCTCGAAACCGGCGACGCCGAAGAGGCGATCCGCGCCGCCGCTGCCGTTGGTGATGACATGATCCAGAAACGCACGCAGGGCTTTGTCGTCCCCGATTCGTTCACACATGGCTCGTCCAAACAGCGGATCGAATGGTTCACCCGCGGCGCACAGTCCGGCAACATGCGACAGTGCGAGACTTTCAGGTGA
- a CDS encoding type II secretion system F family protein — protein MPTFVFKGRNRLNELIAGERDAASQDELRALLRREQIIVTQASEKGREISIPKLGRRKKVKAKELAVFTRQFSVMIDAGLPLVQCLDILAEQQLNAFFKDVLRQVRQNVEEGSTLYAALERHPKVFDNLYTHMVEAGETGGVLDLILQRLATLIEKVVKLKRSIVSASIYPAAVVAVAIGAIAVIMIVVIPQFEQIFLGLLGPGEALPLPTRIVMAISGFLAGWGGLATLVFLIAAGVGLRFYYRTPKGRWQIDKLLLKLPIFGPIIRKIAVARFSRILSTLLSSGVPILQSLDITAKTAGNVLVEDAILKVRAGVERGENFVDPLKATDVFPHMVGQMVGVGEQTGALDAMLSKIADFYEDEVDTAIADLLAMIEPVLIAFLGVTIGSIVISMYLPLFTLIGKLSGGAK, from the coding sequence ATGCCAACATTTGTTTTTAAGGGAAGAAATCGGCTCAACGAACTCATCGCGGGCGAACGCGATGCGGCAAGTCAGGACGAGCTGCGAGCGCTGCTCAGACGCGAGCAGATCATCGTCACGCAAGCGTCAGAGAAGGGCCGCGAGATATCGATACCGAAACTCGGCCGCCGTAAGAAGGTCAAGGCTAAGGAACTCGCGGTTTTTACGCGGCAATTCTCGGTCATGATCGACGCCGGACTGCCTCTGGTGCAGTGTCTCGACATCCTCGCCGAGCAGCAGTTGAACGCATTCTTCAAGGACGTTTTACGGCAGGTTCGGCAGAATGTGGAAGAAGGTTCGACGCTCTACGCAGCGCTCGAACGCCATCCAAAAGTCTTCGACAATCTCTACACTCACATGGTCGAAGCCGGCGAAACCGGCGGTGTCCTTGACCTGATCCTGCAGCGCCTCGCGACCTTGATCGAAAAGGTCGTGAAGCTCAAGCGCAGCATCGTCTCGGCATCGATCTATCCGGCTGCTGTTGTTGCGGTCGCCATAGGTGCGATCGCCGTGATCATGATCGTGGTGATCCCGCAGTTTGAGCAGATCTTTCTCGGCCTTCTGGGCCCGGGCGAAGCCCTGCCGCTGCCGACCCGTATCGTGATGGCGATAAGCGGATTTCTCGCAGGTTGGGGCGGCTTGGCGACACTTGTCTTCCTGATCGCCGCTGGTGTCGGATTGCGTTTCTATTATAGGACGCCAAAGGGCCGGTGGCAGATCGACAAACTCCTGCTCAAGCTGCCGATATTCGGGCCGATCATCCGAAAGATCGCTGTCGCTCGGTTCTCACGCATCCTGTCAACACTGCTTTCATCGGGCGTTCCGATTCTACAATCGCTCGATATCACCGCCAAGACTGCGGGCAACGTGCTGGTCGAGGATGCGATCCTCAAGGTCCGCGCCGGCGTTGAACGGGGCGAGAACTTTGTCGATCCGCTCAAGGCCACCGATGTGTTTCCGCACATGGTCGGCCAGATGGTCGGCGTCGGCGAACAGACCGGCGCACTCGACGCGATGCTCAGCAAGATCGCCGATTTCTATGAAGATGAGGTCGATACGGCCATCGCCGACCTGCTCGCCATGATCGAGCCGGTCCTGATCGCCTTCCTCGGCGTCACGATCGGATCGATAGTCATATCAATGTACCTGCCGCTCTTCACCCTGATCGGAAAACTCTCAGGCGGAGCGAAGTAG
- a CDS encoding DNA gyrase inhibitor YacG: MPVVRCPQCGTETEFQGNEHRPFCSERCKLLDFGAWADEQYTMPGESSGITGVEMEEMEPDLR, from the coding sequence ATGCCGGTCGTAAGATGTCCGCAATGCGGCACCGAAACCGAGTTTCAGGGCAACGAACATCGCCCATTCTGCTCCGAGCGGTGTAAGCTGCTCGATTTTGGTGCGTGGGCGGATGAGCAGTACACCATGCCCGGCGAGTCGTCAGGCATCACCGGAGTAGAGATGGAGGAAATGGAGCCCGATCTGCGATGA
- a CDS encoding integration host factor subunit beta: MIKLDIVNLVADRTGVPKQKAEQVVDSLFEAMKEALANGNRIELRGFGVFVVKARKRGVGRNPRTGTEVPIPAGKTIRFKPGKELSAKTVG; the protein is encoded by the coding sequence ATGATCAAACTGGATATCGTCAATCTGGTCGCAGACCGGACGGGCGTGCCCAAGCAGAAGGCCGAGCAGGTTGTGGATTCGCTCTTTGAGGCGATGAAGGAGGCCCTGGCCAATGGAAATAGGATCGAGCTGCGCGGCTTTGGTGTTTTTGTCGTAAAGGCGCGCAAGCGCGGCGTCGGGCGAAATCCACGCACCGGCACGGAAGTGCCTATCCCGGCGGGCAAGACCATTAGGTTCAAGCCCGGCAAGGAGCTTTCGGCCAAGACCGTAGGATAA
- a CDS encoding MFS transporter, whose protein sequence is MAAERTVRKPAVWRRYFSLPRNVVALSSVALLNDVSSEIIYPLLPAFLALSLGASPFAIGMIEGFAESIASLLKLISGWLSDRSGRRKLPVLAGYALAAVTRPALGFVTTWTQVLGVRMTDRVGKGIRGAPRDALIAESVDARERGFAFGFNRAADHLGAVIGPVVGFVLLWLFAANSQSPTIAEYQWVFLFASVPVVIGLLIVIFFVKEKPHHPPADAEPPKLSLTGFDSNFKRFLIVIALFTLSNSTDAFLLLRAADAGISPVVLPLLWMALHISKVVFSLVGGDLSDKVGRKTLIVGGWLVYAAVYAGFAFVSNAWQAWVLFIIYGAYFGMTEGVEKAFVADMVPDSQRGTAYGLYNLAFGITVFPASLLFGLVWTQLGPTTAFLTSASVSILAILLLLTVRPPNIHVDKTVSDTSLL, encoded by the coding sequence ATGGCTGCCGAACGGACAGTCCGAAAGCCCGCCGTCTGGCGTCGCTACTTTTCACTTCCACGTAATGTCGTTGCGCTGAGCTCGGTCGCCCTGCTGAACGATGTATCGAGTGAGATCATCTACCCGCTGCTGCCGGCGTTCCTCGCCCTATCGTTGGGAGCATCCCCGTTCGCCATAGGCATGATCGAGGGCTTTGCAGAATCTATCGCGAGCCTCCTCAAGCTCATCTCGGGCTGGCTCAGCGACCGCAGCGGTCGGCGCAAACTGCCTGTCCTCGCTGGCTATGCTCTGGCGGCCGTTACACGGCCCGCACTCGGCTTCGTCACAACATGGACTCAGGTCCTTGGTGTGAGGATGACGGACCGCGTTGGCAAGGGCATCCGCGGCGCACCGCGCGATGCGCTGATCGCTGAGAGCGTTGATGCGAGAGAGCGAGGATTTGCGTTCGGGTTTAATCGAGCAGCTGACCACCTCGGCGCGGTTATTGGCCCCGTAGTCGGCTTTGTCCTCCTTTGGCTCTTTGCTGCGAATTCGCAAAGCCCGACGATCGCCGAATATCAATGGGTCTTCCTGTTCGCGTCTGTCCCCGTGGTTATCGGCCTGCTGATCGTCATTTTCTTTGTCAAGGAGAAGCCGCACCACCCGCCCGCGGATGCCGAGCCGCCGAAACTGTCGCTCACCGGCTTTGACAGCAACTTCAAACGGTTCCTTATCGTCATCGCACTTTTTACACTCTCGAATTCTACGGACGCTTTCCTGTTGCTCCGCGCTGCCGACGCGGGCATCTCGCCCGTCGTGCTGCCGCTGCTCTGGATGGCCCTTCACATCAGCAAGGTCGTTTTTTCTTTGGTCGGCGGTGACCTCTCTGATAAGGTTGGCCGAAAGACGCTCATCGTCGGTGGTTGGCTCGTTTACGCGGCCGTCTATGCCGGATTCGCATTTGTCAGCAACGCGTGGCAGGCATGGGTGCTGTTCATTATTTACGGCGCCTATTTCGGAATGACCGAGGGCGTCGAAAAGGCTTTCGTCGCCGATATGGTGCCAGATTCACAGCGCGGTACGGCCTATGGGCTGTATAATTTGGCGTTTGGGATCACGGTCTTTCCGGCATCGCTTTTGTTTGGCCTGGTCTGGACGCAGCTTGGCCCGACAACTGCGTTTCTCACCAGCGCGTCAGTCTCGATCCTCGCAATACTTCTACTGCTGACGGTTCGTCCGCCGAACATTCACGTCGATAAAACCGTATCCGATACATCACTTTTGTGA
- a CDS encoding TM2 domain-containing protein, which yields MPGQKLPGADKKIAAGICGLLLGGFGVHKFILGYQNEGIIMLSAYLIGLVITFITCGVGVFIPVAVGVIGLIEGIMYLTKSDEEFVRTYVQNKKPWF from the coding sequence ATGCCGGGACAGAAACTGCCCGGGGCCGATAAGAAGATCGCCGCCGGTATCTGCGGCCTGTTGCTCGGCGGATTCGGCGTCCATAAATTCATCCTCGGTTATCAGAACGAAGGCATCATAATGCTGTCGGCCTATCTCATCGGCCTCGTGATCACGTTTATCACATGCGGTGTCGGCGTGTTTATTCCCGTGGCGGTCGGGGTCATTGGCCTGATCGAAGGCATCATGTACCTTACAAAATCTGACGAGGAATTCGTCCGCACCTACGTTCAAAACAAGAAGCCATGGTTCTAG
- a CDS encoding M48 family metalloprotease has translation MKRSFIGRQFAAGALAVTILLVPVAATAQVSDIKPPKNKYKVSDDIKLGNDAAREIEAKLPFVNDREATDYVSRVGSRLVQKMPIQFRRSEFVYRFRIVNASDLNAFALPGGPMYVNRGMIEKARSEGEMAGVMAHEISHVALRHATAQATKQSSWKNQLGMLGMVLGGAVLAGEAGAQLGMLGATAWMTKYSREYETQADQLGAQIMAEAGYDPRDLANVFRTIAAENKGGAPEWLSSHPDPGNRFEKINRMAESLRIGPAPPRFSPGFTQIQSRLRAMPPAKTMAQIEKESQGQGTPNPTAGGRYRQNVPYPSGRTRQYTSLNWMRVSVPGNWRDFTGGDSVQFAPDGAYGDSGITHGAMIGLYKGDEYSFDVGADSYLNDVLQANSYLRVRSRYSRTTVAGRPGYMATLAGRSPITGRTEIVNIFVARFSGDLIVYATTVAPEDESDNYNYAFRNMLGSLRLYDQNQ, from the coding sequence ATGAAGAGATCGTTCATCGGGAGACAGTTTGCGGCAGGTGCCTTGGCTGTCACGATATTGCTCGTACCTGTGGCAGCAACGGCACAGGTCTCTGACATCAAGCCACCCAAGAATAAGTACAAGGTCTCAGACGACATAAAACTCGGTAATGATGCAGCCCGCGAGATCGAGGCCAAGCTTCCTTTTGTGAACGATCGTGAAGCCACTGACTATGTGTCGCGAGTCGGAAGCAGGCTGGTGCAGAAGATGCCGATCCAGTTCCGAAGGTCTGAATTTGTCTACCGATTTAGGATCGTGAATGCGAGTGACCTCAACGCTTTTGCCCTGCCCGGCGGCCCGATGTACGTGAATCGCGGAATGATCGAAAAGGCCCGCAGTGAAGGCGAGATGGCCGGCGTCATGGCGCACGAGATCAGCCACGTCGCCCTTCGCCATGCGACGGCCCAGGCAACGAAACAGAGCAGTTGGAAGAATCAGCTTGGAATGCTGGGTATGGTGCTCGGCGGTGCAGTCCTCGCCGGCGAGGCCGGCGCCCAACTCGGCATGTTAGGTGCGACGGCATGGATGACGAAATATAGCCGAGAATATGAGACGCAGGCCGACCAACTGGGAGCGCAGATCATGGCCGAGGCCGGCTATGACCCACGCGACCTGGCGAACGTATTCCGAACCATCGCGGCCGAGAACAAGGGCGGCGCACCAGAGTGGCTCTCAAGCCATCCCGATCCGGGCAATCGATTCGAGAAGATAAATCGGATGGCCGAGAGCTTACGGATCGGCCCTGCGCCGCCGCGATTTTCGCCCGGATTCACGCAAATACAGTCACGCCTGCGCGCCATGCCGCCTGCCAAGACGATGGCACAGATCGAGAAGGAATCTCAGGGCCAAGGAACACCGAACCCGACCGCAGGCGGACGTTACCGGCAGAATGTTCCGTATCCGTCCGGTCGAACGCGACAATACACGAGCCTGAACTGGATGCGCGTCAGCGTCCCGGGCAACTGGCGCGATTTCACGGGCGGCGACAGTGTTCAGTTTGCACCTGACGGCGCCTACGGCGACAGCGGCATAACGCATGGTGCAATGATCGGCCTCTATAAAGGCGATGAATACAGCTTTGATGTAGGCGCTGACAGCTACTTGAATGACGTTCTCCAGGCAAATTCATACCTGCGTGTTCGCAGCCGGTACTCGCGCACTACGGTCGCGGGACGCCCGGGCTATATGGCAACGCTCGCAGGCCGTTCGCCCATCACCGGACGAACGGAGATCGTTAATATCTTTGTTGCAAGGTTCAGCGGTGACCTGATCGTCTACGCGACAACGGTGGCCCCCGAGGATGAATCTGACAACTACAACTATGCATTTCGCAACATGCTGGGTTCGCTGCGGCTTTACGATCAGAACCAATAG